GCCTGGTCGCGGCCCAGGAGCTGGAGGCTGTTGCGGTAAAGGCTGCCTTCCGCAGCGGATGCGGTCCGTGCCGCCGAAGCCTGGGTCCGCCGTCGTGCCGGCGCTGCCTGGCGCGCCGCCGCCAGCTGGAGCCGCTCCACGCGCAACTGGGCCTGGGCCGCCGCAACGGTTGCCTCGACTAATGACAGCGTGTGGGGCGCGACGGCTGACTCGGTGCCGGTGATGTCCACAACACCCAGCAGGGCGCCGGAATCGGGGTCGTGGAACGGCACTGCCGTGCAACTCCACGGGTGGACGGAACGCTTGTAGTGTTCGGCGCCGGCAATCTGGATGCTGCGGCCCACGGCCAGGGCGGTGCCCGGGGCACTGGTGCCCACACTGGCCTCGGACCAGTCAGCGCCGGCCACGAACATCATGCCCTCTGCCCGGCGCTGCATCACGGCGTCGCCCTCCACCCACAGGAGCCGGCCCACTTCGTCGCCCACGGCAACCAGCAGGCCGCTGTCGTGGCTGGGGAGGACCAGGAGTTTATGGATGACGGGCATGATGGTGGCCAGGGGGTGCTGCCTGCGGTATTCCTCGAGCTCTTCCTGGTCCAGTGCCAGGGGCGCCTCGGGGTTGTCCGGGTTCGCCCGGAACTGGACGGACCGCTGCCAGGATTCCTCCACCAGGCTGCGCAGTCCGGGCACGCGCACACCCGCAGGGCCGCCCGCGCTGCCCGCACCCAGCGGTCCCGGTCCGGCCAGCAGCTCGTGGCCTGCCAGGGCATCGCGCTGGAGCAGAGCCGCAGCGTCGTACCTGTCTGCGGTGCCCGCGACAGCCGGCTGCATGATCTTCCTCATTGGACTCCCCTGCCTGCACAACAGTGTGCCAGGCGTGACGGCATGCCGAAGTGGCTTGGTCCGGACAGTCTAGTTCCCGCCCGGCCCCGCCGCCACAGGAATTAGTCTTCGGCGCTGCGGGAAATGCGGATCATTTCTTCACGCGGCACAACCTTGATGCGTTCACGCACGACGCCGGTGTCCGCTTCCGCTTCGGTCCACGCCTTCCCGAGGGCTGCTTCGTGCGCGTCGAGCCTGTTCCAGCCTTCCCAGGTGGTGTACTCCACGCCGCGCTCCTCGAGCAGGGCGATGATGGCGTGCGGGTCCGGGTTCTGCGCGGGCGGCAGGGTCAGCCGGTCTTCGAGCAGGCAGCCTATGGTCTCCAGGGCATCCCCCTTCGTGTGCCCGATCAGGCCCACCGGCCCGCGCTTGATCCAGCCGGTGGCATAGATCCCCGGGACGGGGTTCCCCGCTTCATCCAGCACGCGGCCGCCCTCGTTGGGGATCACACCTGCCTTGGCGTCGTATTCCAGTTCATCCAGCGGGGAACCGTGGTACCCGATGGCCCGGTAGACAGCCTGGACGGGGTAGTCAATGTACTCCCCGGTGCCTTTGACGTTGCCCGTGCCGTCCAGCTGCATCCGTTCAAACTTGATGCCCGCAACCTTGCCCGTGCCCGCGGAGTTGCCCGCGGCGTCGTAAATCTCCACCGGGCTGTGCAGGAAGTGCAGGTGGAGCCGGCGGGAGGAAGGCACCTCGGCCTCGGTGTGCTCCTCGACCAGCCAGTTGGTCATCGTATTGACCATGGTCTTGGTCTGGTTGTTGGTCCGGATGGCTTCCTCGGAGGCTTCGTCGAACTCGAAGTCCTCCGGGTAGAGCACAATGTCAACGTCCTTGGCATGGCTCAGTTCGCGCAGTTCCAGCGGGGTGAACTTCACCTGGGCGGGGCCGCGGCGGCCGAAGACGTGGACGTCGGTAACCGGGGACTTCTTCAGCGCCTGGTAGACGTTGTCCGGGATTTCCGTGGACAGCAGCTCGTCGGCGTGCTTGACCAGCATGCGGGCCACGTCCAGGGCCACGTTGCCGTTGCCGATCACGGCGATTTCCTTGGCATCCAGCGGCCATTCGCGCGGCACGTCGGGGTGGCCGTCGTACCAGGAGACGAAGTCCGCGCCGCCGAAGGAGCCTTCAAGCTCGACGCCGGGAACGTTGAGGTCGGCGTCCTTGATGGCTCCCGTGGAGAAGATCACGGCATCATAGAAGGCGCGGAAATCGTGGAGTTTCAGGTCGCGGCCGTACGTCACATTGCCGAGGAAGCGGATGTCGCCGCGGTCCAGGACCTTGTGCAGGGCGTTGACGATGCCCTTGATGCGCGGGTGGTCCGGGGCCACGCCGTAGCGGATCAGGCCGTACGGGGCGGGATAGGCCTCGAAGAGGTCGATGCTGACCTCGAAGTCGCCGTCTTTGACTTCATTGGACTTGGTCAGGATGTCCGCGGCATAGACGCCGGCCGGTCCGGCGCCGACGATCGCGACGCGGAGGGGACGTTTGGGAGTGGTTTCGGCCGAATTGGACACCGGGAGCCCTTCTGGAACTGAGAGACGGCGCCAGGTCACTTAGCGCACAATTCCCCCATTCTAATTGCTCAGCCGGCTTTCTTCGGGGAGCTGTTGATGGATACGACGTCGCCTTCGCGGTACAGCATGGCGCGCAGTTCCGCTTCCGCCGAACCGGTCCGGCGGGGGTCGATGGTCTCCCCCGCGGAAAAGTGGTCCAACAGCCGCGGATCCACGTAGCTCTT
Above is a window of Arthrobacter sp. FB24 DNA encoding:
- a CDS encoding GAF domain-containing protein, giving the protein MRKIMQPAVAGTADRYDAAALLQRDALAGHELLAGPGPLGAGSAGGPAGVRVPGLRSLVEESWQRSVQFRANPDNPEAPLALDQEELEEYRRQHPLATIMPVIHKLLVLPSHDSGLLVAVGDEVGRLLWVEGDAVMQRRAEGMMFVAGADWSEASVGTSAPGTALAVGRSIQIAGAEHYKRSVHPWSCTAVPFHDPDSGALLGVVDITGTESAVAPHTLSLVEATVAAAQAQLRVERLQLAAARQAAPARRRTQASAARTASAAEGSLYRNSLQLLGRDQALLSIEGRTVALSARHSEILALLSVHPDGLSAEELCTLLYPGDGSSMTLRPEMVRLRKVLQQLSPEAVPGSRPYRLPMDLMPDSSQVLNCLQRGAHRIALEIYRGAVLPRSEAPGIVELRDRVSSLLREAVLTDGSADALLKYAELPEAKDDVGVRLAALKLLPPRSPKRAAVVADLERLETELSA
- a CDS encoding FAD-dependent oxidoreductase, producing the protein MSNSAETTPKRPLRVAIVGAGPAGVYAADILTKSNEVKDGDFEVSIDLFEAYPAPYGLIRYGVAPDHPRIKGIVNALHKVLDRGDIRFLGNVTYGRDLKLHDFRAFYDAVIFSTGAIKDADLNVPGVELEGSFGGADFVSWYDGHPDVPREWPLDAKEIAVIGNGNVALDVARMLVKHADELLSTEIPDNVYQALKKSPVTDVHVFGRRGPAQVKFTPLELRELSHAKDVDIVLYPEDFEFDEASEEAIRTNNQTKTMVNTMTNWLVEEHTEAEVPSSRRLHLHFLHSPVEIYDAAGNSAGTGKVAGIKFERMQLDGTGNVKGTGEYIDYPVQAVYRAIGYHGSPLDELEYDAKAGVIPNEGGRVLDEAGNPVPGIYATGWIKRGPVGLIGHTKGDALETIGCLLEDRLTLPPAQNPDPHAIIALLEERGVEYTTWEGWNRLDAHEAALGKAWTEAEADTGVVRERIKVVPREEMIRISRSAED